A region from the Parasphingopyxis sp. CP4 genome encodes:
- a CDS encoding aminodeoxychorismate/anthranilate synthase component II: MILVIDNYDSFTWNLVHYLRELGAETDVVRNDAISAGQAISSGASAFLISPGPCTPNEAGISLDLVAACAEAQKPVLGVCLGHQSIGQHFGGRVIQGGLMHGKTSAVEHDGSGVFTDLPSPFTATRYHSLIVPEDGLPECLKINARGPDGTVMGFRHESLPIHGVQFHPESIATEHGHALLANFMRLAGLTPAKISDAA; the protein is encoded by the coding sequence ATGATCCTGGTTATCGACAATTATGACAGCTTTACCTGGAACCTTGTCCATTATCTGCGCGAATTGGGCGCAGAAACCGATGTTGTACGCAATGATGCGATATCCGCCGGGCAAGCGATTTCCTCCGGGGCATCGGCGTTTTTGATCTCGCCGGGTCCCTGCACTCCGAATGAGGCTGGCATCAGCCTGGATCTGGTCGCCGCCTGTGCTGAGGCTCAAAAACCCGTGCTGGGCGTGTGCCTAGGGCACCAATCGATCGGCCAGCATTTCGGTGGCCGGGTCATTCAAGGCGGATTGATGCACGGGAAAACTTCGGCCGTGGAGCATGATGGTTCTGGCGTGTTCACCGATCTCCCCTCCCCGTTCACAGCGACCCGCTATCATTCATTGATTGTTCCGGAAGATGGCCTGCCGGAGTGCTTGAAGATCAATGCGCGCGGGCCGGACGGCACCGTGATGGGCTTCCGCCACGAAAGCCTGCCGATCCATGGCGTCCAGTTTCACCCCGAAAGCATTGCGACAGAGCATGGCCATGCGCTGCTCGCCAATTTCATGCGGCTCGCGGGTTTGACACCCGCAAAGATCAGCGACGCCGCTTAA
- a CDS encoding polyhydroxyalkanoic acid system family protein: MSETITANIAHQLGRVEAHRRIAEGMDGFAEAIPGGVVSEKRWEEDVAFFTIEALGQRLGCRLDVMDDVVVATFDLPTLLQPFAGAIRAKLEEYGPRLLES; encoded by the coding sequence ATGAGCGAGACGATAACCGCAAATATCGCCCATCAACTCGGGCGGGTAGAAGCCCATCGCCGCATCGCTGAGGGAATGGACGGCTTTGCCGAAGCCATTCCCGGCGGTGTGGTCAGCGAAAAGCGCTGGGAAGAAGATGTCGCCTTTTTCACGATCGAGGCGCTCGGCCAGCGGCTGGGCTGCCGTCTGGATGTGATGGACGATGTGGTTGTCGCGACGTTCGATTTGCCAACCTTGCTACAACCCTTTGCTGGCGCGATCCGAGCCAAGCTTGAGGAATATGGCCCGAGGCTGTTGGAATCCTAA
- a CDS encoding M13 family metallopeptidase, with translation MLTRSLVLAAASALAVATATPALADHHAETAEAATPASGSAEIGSWGVDLEARNLSINPGDDFYRYAGGTWMDNTEMPGDRSRYGSFDILRESAEQQVLAILTDLAADPAAAGPVGQMVGDFYGSWMDVDAVEARGTAPLAPYLARIDAVEDRAGLLELFGSVGYSSPVGVGTIPDPADPSRYIAFAGQGGLGMPNRDYYLNEDEEYVAFRAAYRAYIIQLHELAGIADGEARADRIMALETQMAESQWEPARQRDIQQIYNPMSREQLAELAPQFDWANWLDGMGFASVDTVVAAETTAITAAGEMLESVPLDTWKEYLTFHFINDNAQFLPRAFDQAQFEFFGRTLRDTPEQRERWKRGVSFVNGNVGEAIGQIYVDRHYPAEAQRQMSELIVNLRAALQERIENSDWMDEATRTEALSKLEAFEPRIGHPENWIDYSALEVRRDDLLGNAIRAQQFAFDLDLERLPNPVDRSLWAMNPQTVNAYYNPLLNQITFPAAILQPPFFDPNADPAVNYGAIGGVIGHEIGHGFDDQGRQFDGTGRIRDWWTEATATAFEERSGRLGTQYSGFEPIPGLNVNGDLTMGENIGDLGGLEMAYSAYRRYVAEHGEPPVIDGLTGDQRFFLSWAQVWRGLIRENALRERIITDPHSPMEYRTNGVVPNIDAWYEAFNVGPDNAMYIAPEDRVKIW, from the coding sequence ATGCTCACCCGTTCTCTCGTCCTTGCCGCCGCATCGGCACTTGCCGTTGCCACCGCGACACCCGCCCTTGCCGATCACCATGCCGAAACGGCCGAAGCGGCAACGCCCGCATCTGGCAGCGCTGAAATTGGAAGCTGGGGTGTCGACCTCGAGGCGCGCAACCTGAGCATCAATCCGGGTGACGATTTCTATCGCTATGCCGGCGGAACCTGGATGGACAATACCGAGATGCCCGGCGATCGCTCACGTTACGGATCGTTCGATATCCTGCGGGAAAGCGCAGAACAGCAGGTTCTCGCCATTTTGACCGACCTTGCCGCCGATCCGGCCGCCGCTGGCCCAGTCGGGCAGATGGTTGGAGATTTCTACGGGTCCTGGATGGATGTCGATGCTGTAGAAGCACGCGGCACCGCGCCGCTCGCGCCTTACCTGGCGCGGATCGATGCAGTTGAAGATCGCGCCGGACTGCTCGAACTATTTGGTTCGGTCGGCTATTCAAGCCCGGTCGGCGTTGGCACGATTCCGGATCCGGCCGATCCTTCGCGCTATATCGCCTTTGCCGGCCAAGGCGGGCTGGGCATGCCGAATCGCGATTATTATCTGAATGAAGACGAAGAATATGTCGCGTTCCGCGCGGCCTATCGCGCTTACATTATCCAGCTCCACGAGCTTGCCGGAATTGCCGATGGCGAAGCGCGGGCCGATCGGATCATGGCGCTCGAAACCCAGATGGCCGAGAGCCAGTGGGAGCCGGCTCGCCAGCGCGATATCCAGCAGATTTACAACCCGATGAGCCGGGAACAGCTTGCCGAACTCGCTCCGCAATTTGACTGGGCGAACTGGCTGGACGGGATGGGTTTTGCCAGCGTCGATACCGTCGTGGCAGCGGAAACGACGGCTATTACGGCGGCTGGTGAAATGCTCGAAAGCGTTCCGCTTGATACATGGAAGGAATATCTGACCTTCCACTTCATCAACGATAATGCGCAATTCCTGCCGCGCGCCTTCGATCAGGCACAGTTCGAATTTTTCGGCCGCACATTGCGCGATACGCCGGAGCAGCGCGAACGCTGGAAACGCGGTGTGTCCTTTGTGAATGGCAATGTCGGCGAAGCAATCGGTCAGATCTATGTCGATCGCCACTATCCAGCCGAAGCACAGCGCCAGATGTCCGAGTTGATCGTGAACCTGCGCGCTGCCCTGCAGGAGCGGATCGAGAATAGCGACTGGATGGATGAGGCGACCCGCACCGAGGCGTTGTCCAAGCTTGAAGCGTTCGAACCGCGGATCGGTCATCCGGAAAACTGGATCGACTATTCCGCGCTGGAAGTCCGGCGCGATGATCTGCTGGGCAATGCAATCCGCGCGCAGCAATTTGCCTTTGACCTTGATCTGGAACGGCTGCCCAATCCGGTTGATCGTTCGCTATGGGCAATGAACCCGCAGACGGTGAATGCCTATTACAATCCGCTGTTGAACCAGATCACCTTCCCGGCCGCGATCCTGCAGCCGCCCTTCTTCGATCCCAATGCGGATCCGGCGGTCAATTATGGCGCGATTGGCGGCGTGATCGGCCATGAGATTGGCCATGGCTTTGACGATCAAGGTCGCCAGTTTGATGGCACGGGTCGCATTCGCGACTGGTGGACCGAGGCGACGGCAACGGCATTTGAAGAACGCTCCGGCCGGCTCGGAACGCAATATAGCGGGTTCGAACCGATCCCCGGACTGAACGTTAACGGCGATCTGACCATGGGTGAGAATATCGGCGATCTGGGCGGGCTTGAAATGGCTTACTCGGCTTATCGCCGCTATGTCGCAGAACATGGCGAACCGCCAGTTATCGACGGCCTGACCGGCGATCAGCGCTTCTTCCTCAGCTGGGCACAAGTGTGGCGCGGGCTGATCCGTGAGAATGCTCTGCGCGAGCGTATCATCACCGATCCGCACAGCCCGATGGAATATCGCACCAATGGCGTGGTTCCGAATATCGACGCCTGGTACGAGGCGTTCAATGTCGGTCCGGACAATGCGATGTACATCGCACCCGAAGATCGCGTGAAGATCTGGTAA